The following are encoded together in the Oceanobacillus zhaokaii genome:
- the rplU gene encoding 50S ribosomal protein L21 produces MYAIIETGGKQVKVVEGQEIFVEKISAEANDSVTFDKVLFVGGDDVKVGAPFVEGATVTAKVEKQGRQKKVTVVKFKAKKNYHRKQGHRQPYTKLVIEKINL; encoded by the coding sequence ATGTACGCAATTATTGAAACAGGTGGTAAACAAGTTAAAGTTGTAGAAGGTCAAGAAATTTTTGTAGAAAAAATTTCTGCTGAAGCAAATGACTCTGTAACATTTGATAAAGTTCTTTTCGTTGGTGGAGATGACGTTAAAGTTGGTGCTCCATTCGTTGAAGGTGCTACAGTAACGGCTAAAGTTGAAAAACAAGGCCGTCAAAAGAAAGTTACTGTTGTTAAATTCAAAGCTAAGAAAAACTATCATCGTAAACAAGGTCACCGTCAACCATATACTAAATTAGTTATTGAAAAAATCAATCTATAA